In the genome of Nocardioides sp. NBC_00368, the window GTGCAGGACGTCGCGCTGACGGAACCAGCCGACGTACATGAAGATCGTCATGCCGATCGGGAGGATCAGACCGTTGAAGCCGCCGACGAAGACCAGGATGGCCGCGGGCGCCGCACCGATCAGCAGGTAGAGGACGAGGGAGACCAGGATGAAGGCGACCGTCGCGACCTGCAGCGGCCACCCCGATCCCAGCTTCTTGGAGAAGGTCGAGATGAAGGTGGCCGAGGTGTACGCGGCGCCGATGACCGACGTGATCGCCGCGGCCCAGAAGATCGCACCGAAGATACGGATGCCCGCGTCGCCGAGCACGGCGCCGAAGGCCTGACCGGCCGGGTTGGCCGCCTGGCTCGAGAAGTCGAGGGTGACACCGGAGGCCACGACGCCGAGGATCGCCAGGAAGAGTACGTAGCGCATGATCCCGGTGACGAGGATGCCGCTCATCGAGGCACGGTGGACGGCCGGCACGTGCTCGGCGCCGACCAGGCCGGAGTCGAGGTAGCGGTGGGCTCCCGCGTAGGTGATGTAGCCGCCGACGGTGCCGCCCACGATCGTGGTGATGGTCGCGAAGTTGAGGGTGTCGGGCGCGAAGGTCTGGCGCAGCGCGTCGCCGACAGGAGGCTGCGACGCGATCGCGACGAAGAGGGTGAGGCCGATCATCAGCAGGCCGAGTGCGAGCACGACCACGTCGACGACGCGGCCGGCCCGCTTGTACATGAAGATGCCGATCGCGAGCAGCGCCGAGAGCAGTCCGCCGACCTTCGGGTCGAGGCCCAGCAGCGCGTTCAGGCCCAGGCCGGCGCCGGCGATGTTGCCGATGTTGAACGCCAAGCCGCCGATCACGATCAGCGTCGCGAGCACGTGTCCCGAGAACGGCACCGCCTCGTTGGCCAGGTCCCCGGCCCGCTTGCCCGAGACGGTGATCAGGCGCCACACGTTCATCTGCAGCGCGAAGTCGATCAGGATCGAGGCCAGGATCGCGAACGCGAACGCCGCACCGAGCTGGGCGGTGAACGTCGCGGTCTGGGTGATGAAACCGGGGCCGATGGCCGAGGTGGCCATCAGGAAGATGGCGCCGAGGATCGGTCCTCGGCGGGAGCGGGCGAAGCTCTTCGCACGCTCGGCGCTGGTCGTGTCAGTCATGGGGGACTCCTGCCATCTGCGGGCCATGTGGTCGGGGCCACATTCTTTGTGTAGTACAGGATGACATCGATTGTTCAACAATGATAGTCGGGTCCGTTAAAATCGTGTTTCGATTGTCCGCGGATGCGACTCCCCTAGGATGCGGTCATGCCCGATGTCGAGGACACCCTGACGAACGCCCTGCGCCGGCGGATCATCGACGGCGAGTTCGCGCCCGGCACCCGGCTGTCGGAGATCTCCCTCGCCGAGAAGCTCGGCGTCTCGCGCAACACGCTCCGCGAGGCGTTCCGGGTGCTCGCGGAGCAGGGGCTCATCGAGCACATCCCCCACCGCGGGGTCTCGGTCGCCTCCCCCGGCGTGGCGGACGTCGTCGACATCTACCGCGCGCGCCGCTACGTCGAGCCGGCCGCCCTGGCCGCGGGCTCCCCGCTGCACCCGGCGGTGGCCGCGATGCGAGAGGCCGTGGAACTGGGCGAGACCAGCCTCGAAGCACGCGACTGGCGCACCGTCGGCACCGCCAACATGGCGTTCCACGACGCCATCGTCGCCCTCGCCGACAGCCCGCGTCTGGAGCGGCTCTTCCGCGACATCGCCGCCGAGCTGCGGCTCGCGTTCCTCGAGATCGACAACCCCGAGGCCCTGCACGCGCCGTTCGTGACACGCAACCGCTCCCTGCTCGAGACCTTCCTCGAGCAGGGAGGACCTGCGGCCGCTGAGGAGCTGCGCGACTACCTCATCCTCTCCGAGCAGACCGTGCTCGGAGCGTTCACGCGACTGCGCCGCGGCTAGGCGATAGACGCTCGACGACCTCCGGTGAGGTCAGGCGCTCTTGAGGTGCCGGAGTCGGGCCACCGCATCGGCACCAACCCGGCGGTGCGGCCCTTCGGGAAGGGTCTCGAGATGGCCCTCCAGCGCATCGACGACTGCCACAGAGACGGTCTCCGGGGCCCGCTCGATCAGTTCGATCAAGGACGTCAGGTATTCACCAGCGTCGATATCGTCCGCGATGACCTCGAGCACATCAGCGGGGATGGACGGCAGTGCCTCCATCAGCACGCCATAGGCGAAGTCCTCGACGTTCATGACAACCATGCTAGCCCTCACT includes:
- a CDS encoding NRAMP family divalent metal transporter translates to MTDTTSAERAKSFARSRRGPILGAIFLMATSAIGPGFITQTATFTAQLGAAFAFAILASILIDFALQMNVWRLITVSGKRAGDLANEAVPFSGHVLATLIVIGGLAFNIGNIAGAGLGLNALLGLDPKVGGLLSALLAIGIFMYKRAGRVVDVVVLALGLLMIGLTLFVAIASQPPVGDALRQTFAPDTLNFATITTIVGGTVGGYITYAGAHRYLDSGLVGAEHVPAVHRASMSGILVTGIMRYVLFLAILGVVASGVTLDFSSQAANPAGQAFGAVLGDAGIRIFGAIFWAAAITSVIGAAYTSATFISTFSKKLGSGWPLQVATVAFILVSLVLYLLIGAAPAAILVFVGGFNGLILPIGMTIFMYVGWFRQRDVLHGYRYPVWLLALGTLATLLSWYMGIVSIGPIFAFIGIGA
- a CDS encoding GntR family transcriptional regulator, translating into MPDVEDTLTNALRRRIIDGEFAPGTRLSEISLAEKLGVSRNTLREAFRVLAEQGLIEHIPHRGVSVASPGVADVVDIYRARRYVEPAALAAGSPLHPAVAAMREAVELGETSLEARDWRTVGTANMAFHDAIVALADSPRLERLFRDIAAELRLAFLEIDNPEALHAPFVTRNRSLLETFLEQGGPAAAEELRDYLILSEQTVLGAFTRLRRG